One Stenotrophomonas maltophilia DNA window includes the following coding sequences:
- a CDS encoding type 1 glutamine amidotransferase domain-containing protein, with protein MNLMTRLAAALALTLAASGAQAANVLVVLSDENHLDLKDGKVLSTGFYLNELMQPVKLLLDAGHEVTFATPQGRAPTVDASSVTPAYFGNDAAQLALHKDLLEKLALTSPTASPVVSLARVEQQGYARFDAVYIPGGHAPMQDLLKSPALGRLLADFHQRNTTTALVCHGPIALLSTLPDADGFVAKLEAGAMPATPKWIYSGYQMTVISNQEEEQAKPLLGGGEMKFYPQTALQRAGAKFSSNATPWTGHVVVDRELITGQNPASALEVGQRLVERLK; from the coding sequence ATGAACCTGATGACCCGGCTGGCCGCAGCGCTGGCCCTGACCCTGGCCGCCAGCGGCGCGCAGGCCGCCAACGTGCTGGTGGTGCTGTCCGACGAAAACCACCTGGACCTGAAGGACGGCAAGGTGCTGTCCACCGGCTTCTATCTCAACGAGTTGATGCAGCCGGTCAAGCTGCTGCTGGACGCCGGCCACGAGGTGACGTTCGCCACGCCGCAGGGGCGGGCGCCGACGGTGGATGCGTCCTCGGTGACGCCGGCGTATTTCGGCAACGATGCCGCGCAGCTGGCGCTGCACAAGGATCTGCTGGAGAAACTGGCGCTGACCTCGCCGACGGCTTCGCCGGTGGTCAGCCTGGCGCGCGTGGAGCAGCAGGGCTACGCGCGTTTCGATGCGGTCTACATTCCCGGTGGCCACGCGCCGATGCAGGACCTGCTGAAGAGCCCGGCGCTGGGCCGGTTGCTGGCCGACTTCCACCAGCGCAACACGACCACCGCGCTGGTCTGCCACGGGCCGATCGCGCTGCTGTCCACGCTGCCGGATGCCGATGGTTTTGTGGCAAAGCTGGAAGCGGGTGCGATGCCGGCCACACCGAAATGGATCTACAGCGGCTACCAGATGACGGTGATCAGCAACCAGGAAGAAGAGCAGGCCAAGCCGCTGCTTGGCGGTGGCGAGATGAAGTTCTACCCGCAGACTGCGTTGCAGCGGGCGGGGGCGAAGTTCAGCAGCAATGCCACGCCGTGGACCGGGCATGTGGTGGTGGACCGCGAGCTGATTACCGGGCAGAACCCGGCTTCGGCGCTGGAGGTGGGGCAGCGGTTGGTGGAGCGGTTGAAGTAA
- a CDS encoding LysR family transcriptional regulator: MSRKFDYLGDVEVFLAVVEHGSFTAGAVALSTTPSVLSRAVTRLEARLGRQLLQRTTRRVGLTDAGRLYLEQVRTAFGLLDDAERDVLAQDGALAGRVRLSVPTTYGHYRLPPVLARFAQQYPQVQVELNITNRNVDLVAEGFDLAIRLGQLPDSGLVGRKLEDAPLLLVAAPNYLQRRGTPQTLDDLQQHLCLPFVMPRTGRLAPWIFRDGGRDVDWLPRSSIETSDDVLGVVSLAEQGIGICQSYEFIVRERLQRGQLVEVLPQLRGRSRPFSVIYAPHRRQSAAARAMIELLVGNAGRAEGDVG, encoded by the coding sequence ATGAGCCGCAAGTTCGACTACCTGGGCGATGTGGAGGTGTTCCTGGCGGTAGTCGAGCACGGCTCGTTCACGGCTGGCGCGGTGGCGCTGTCCACCACGCCCTCGGTGCTGAGCCGCGCGGTCACCCGTCTGGAAGCGCGGCTGGGCCGGCAGCTGCTGCAGCGGACCACCCGCCGCGTGGGCCTGACCGACGCCGGGCGCCTCTATCTGGAACAGGTGCGCACTGCCTTCGGCCTGCTGGACGACGCCGAGCGCGACGTACTGGCCCAGGACGGTGCGCTGGCCGGCCGCGTGCGCCTGAGCGTGCCCACCACCTATGGCCACTACCGGCTGCCGCCCGTGCTGGCGCGCTTTGCGCAGCAGTACCCGCAGGTGCAGGTGGAACTGAACATCACCAACCGCAACGTGGACTTGGTGGCCGAAGGCTTCGATCTGGCCATCCGGCTGGGCCAGCTGCCGGACAGCGGGCTGGTGGGGCGAAAGCTGGAAGACGCGCCGCTGCTGCTGGTGGCCGCACCCAACTACCTGCAGCGCCGCGGCACACCGCAGACGCTCGACGACCTGCAGCAGCACCTGTGCCTGCCGTTTGTAATGCCGCGCACCGGGCGGCTGGCGCCGTGGATCTTCCGCGACGGCGGACGCGACGTGGACTGGCTGCCGCGTTCGTCCATCGAGACCTCCGACGATGTGCTGGGCGTGGTATCGCTGGCCGAACAGGGCATCGGCATCTGCCAGAGCTATGAGTTCATCGTGCGCGAGCGGCTGCAGCGTGGGCAGCTGGTGGAGGTGCTGCCGCAGCTGCGGGGGCGGTCGCGGCCGTTCTCGGTGATCTATGCGCCGCACAGGCGGCAGTCGGCGGCGGCGCGGGCGATGATTGAGTTGCTGGTGGGGAATGCTGGGCGTGCTGAGGGTGACGTTGGTTGA